From a region of the Cygnus atratus isolate AKBS03 ecotype Queensland, Australia chromosome 3, CAtr_DNAZoo_HiC_assembly, whole genome shotgun sequence genome:
- the NENF gene encoding neudesin, whose product MAGGAGWLLLVALLAAAERELRFKPPPPPGEAPVRLFTEPELARYDGQQEGQPIYLAVKGVVFDVTSGKEFYGKGAPYNALVGKDSTRGVAKMSLDPADLTHDITGLTEEELKSLDDIFNNVYKAKYPIVGYTSRRILNEDGSPNLDFKPEDQPHFNIRDEF is encoded by the exons atggcgggcggcgcggggtggctgctgctggtggcgcTGCTGGCGGCTGCCGAGCGGGAGCTGCGCTTcaagccgccgccgccgccgggcgaGGCCCCCGTGCGGCTTTTCACCGAGCCCGAGCTGGCCAGATACGACGGGCAGCAG gaaGGACAGCCCATCTACCTAGCAGTGAAAGGAGTAGTGTTTGATGTCACCTCTGGAAAAG AATTTTATGGAAAAGGAGCTCCATACAATGCTTTGGTTGGGAAAGACTCAACAAGAGGAGTTGCAAAGATGTCTCTGGATCCAGCAGATCTTACTCATGACATA ACAGGTCTCACCGAAGAGGAGCTAAAGTCACTGGATGATATCTTCAATAATGTTTACAAGGCTAAATATCCAATTGTTGGCTATACTTCTCGAAGAATCCTGAATGAAGATGGCAGCCCCAATCTAGACTTTAAACCTGAAGATCAGCCACATTTCAACATCAGAGATGAGTTTTGA